A genomic stretch from Shewanella sediminis HAW-EB3 includes:
- the yfaE gene encoding class I ribonucleotide reductase maintenance protein YfaE: MTLNYKKILHKAPIVSLNGQPVLLFNQQHISLLDALEQKSVKLFSECRNGYCGACKTKINSGSVTYHTEPLVSLEGDECLPCCCMPDGDLDLDLPADGAQVVRATPKQKIPEAANI, from the coding sequence ATGACTTTGAACTATAAAAAGATCCTCCATAAGGCGCCTATCGTCAGCCTAAATGGTCAACCAGTGTTGCTGTTTAATCAGCAACACATCAGCCTGTTAGATGCACTGGAACAGAAGAGTGTTAAGCTGTTTTCAGAGTGTCGAAATGGCTATTGTGGTGCCTGTAAAACCAAGATAAACAGCGGTAGTGTGACTTATCATACCGAGCCGTTAGTTTCTCTTGAGGGCGATGAGTGCCTGCCCTGCTGCTGTATGCCCGACGGTGATCTCGACTTGGATCTACCAGCCGATGGGGCACAGGTCGTCAGAGCAACACCTAAACAGAAGATCCCGGAAGCCGCAAATATATAA
- the serC gene encoding 3-phosphoserine/phosphohydroxythreonine transaminase gives MSTTYNFCAGPAMLPQAVMKKAQSELLDWNGLGTSVMEISHRSKEFIALTDKAETDLRELMSIPENYHVLFMHGGGRGQFSAVVNNFLGENGKALYLVSGSWSKSAVDEARKLTSDAQIDTLDLVVNDNGIGAVSIPELTGEAADYRYLHYCPNETVDGIEIFEDINSPWPIVADMSSNIMSREIDVSKFGLIYAGAQKNIGPSGLSIVIVRDDMLELPSLPQSSIMDYRLAVKHGSMYNTPPTFAWYLAAEVFKWLKSSGGVATMAEVNAKKAQLLYDFIDGSNFYNNTVSAQNRSLMNVIFYLANEDNNADFLAEASRAGLVALKGHRSVGGMRASIYNAMPIEGVEKLVEFMKGFAEKNNG, from the coding sequence GTGAGCACGACATATAATTTCTGTGCAGGTCCCGCAATGTTACCCCAAGCCGTAATGAAGAAAGCTCAGAGTGAGCTGCTCGACTGGAACGGGCTGGGCACATCGGTCATGGAGATAAGCCATCGCAGTAAAGAGTTTATTGCCTTAACCGATAAAGCTGAGACCGACTTACGTGAATTGATGTCAATTCCAGAAAATTATCATGTGTTGTTTATGCATGGAGGCGGTCGTGGGCAGTTTTCAGCAGTTGTGAATAATTTTCTCGGCGAGAATGGAAAAGCGCTCTATCTTGTCTCAGGAAGTTGGTCTAAGTCTGCAGTAGATGAAGCCAGAAAGCTCACCAGTGATGCACAAATTGATACCTTAGATCTGGTCGTGAATGACAATGGTATCGGCGCTGTTAGCATTCCTGAATTGACGGGCGAAGCCGCGGATTATCGCTACCTGCATTACTGTCCTAATGAGACGGTTGATGGTATCGAAATTTTTGAAGACATTAACAGTCCTTGGCCTATCGTGGCCGATATGTCATCCAATATCATGTCACGAGAGATCGATGTCAGTAAATTCGGTTTGATCTATGCCGGCGCTCAGAAAAATATTGGGCCATCGGGTTTAAGCATCGTTATCGTGCGTGATGACATGCTGGAACTACCTAGTTTGCCGCAATCATCGATCATGGATTATCGATTAGCCGTTAAACATGGCTCTATGTATAACACGCCGCCGACGTTTGCATGGTACTTAGCTGCCGAAGTGTTTAAATGGTTAAAGAGCAGTGGTGGTGTAGCGACAATGGCAGAGGTTAATGCCAAAAAAGCCCAGCTTCTTTATGATTTTATTGATGGCTCCAATTTTTATAACAATACCGTTTCAGCGCAGAACCGTTCCTTGATGAATGTGATATTTTATCTGGCGAATGAAGATAATAATGCCGACTTCCTGGCCGAAGCGAGTAGAGCGGGTTTAGTGGCGCTAAAAGGTCATCGAAGTGTCGGTGGTATGCGCGCCAGTATCTATAACGCCATGCCCATCGAAGGGGTAGAGAAGTTGGTTGAGTTTATGAAGGGCTTTGCTGAAAAAAATAACGGCTAG
- the nrdA gene encoding class 1a ribonucleoside-diphosphate reductase subunit alpha, translated as MNSNLKVTKRSGERETIDLDKIHRVITWAAKDLNNVSVSEVELRSHLQFFDGIPTEAIHETIIKAAADLISPESPDYQFLSARLAIFHLRKKAFGQFEPPKLYEHVVKLVEMGKYDAHILHDYSREELDTLDGYIDHWRDMNFSYAAVKQLEGKYLVQNRVTHEIYESAQFLYILVAACLFAKYPKETRLTYIKNFYDAVSTFKISLPTPIMAGVRTPTRQFSSCVLIECGDSLDSINATASSIVKYVSQRAGIGVNAGRIRALGSPIRGGEAFHTGCLPFFKYFQTAVKSCSQGGVRGGAATLFYPLWHLEVESLLVLKNNRGVEDNRVRQLDYGVQLNKVMYQRLIKGGMITLFSPSDVPGLYDAFFEDQDEFERLYHQYEQDDSVRKTQVKAAELFSLLMQERASTGRIYIQNVDHCNTHSPFDSKVAPIRQSNLCLEIALPTKPLNNIDDPEGEIALCTLSALNLGAIKDLSELEPLADLAVRALDNLLDYQDYPITAAQKSSMNRRTLGIGVINFANYLAKEGVRYSDGSANNITHKTFEAIQYYLLKASMNLAKEQGACPSFHETSYSKGILPIDTYKRHLDQICDEPLHMDWETLRQDIVQHGLRNSTLSALMPSETSSQISNATNGIEPPRGLISVKSSKDGQLKQVVPDFDKYQYSYELLWQMPNNEGYLQLVGLMQKFVDQAISANTNYDPSRFEGQKVPMQVLLKDLLNAYKLGVKTLYYHNTRDGATDSHSDIVSVEKEDEGCEGGACKI; from the coding sequence ATGAATAGCAATCTGAAAGTCACAAAACGCAGTGGCGAACGTGAAACCATCGACCTAGATAAAATCCACCGTGTCATCACATGGGCTGCCAAAGACCTCAATAATGTATCGGTATCTGAAGTTGAACTTCGCTCTCACCTGCAATTTTTTGACGGCATTCCAACAGAAGCTATTCATGAAACAATCATTAAAGCCGCTGCCGACCTGATCTCCCCGGAGTCTCCCGATTACCAATTTCTTTCGGCTCGTTTAGCGATATTCCACCTTCGTAAGAAGGCGTTCGGTCAATTCGAACCGCCTAAACTCTACGAACATGTGGTTAAACTGGTTGAGATGGGCAAATATGACGCTCATATTCTGCATGATTATAGTCGTGAAGAGCTCGATACCCTGGATGGTTATATCGACCACTGGCGTGACATGAACTTTTCCTATGCCGCCGTAAAGCAACTGGAAGGTAAATACCTGGTCCAAAACCGTGTCACTCACGAAATCTATGAGAGCGCACAGTTTCTCTATATCTTGGTTGCCGCCTGTCTGTTTGCCAAATATCCAAAAGAGACACGTTTAACCTACATCAAAAACTTCTATGATGCGGTTTCTACCTTCAAGATCTCTCTACCGACTCCGATAATGGCCGGTGTGCGTACACCTACACGTCAATTCAGCTCATGTGTTCTGATCGAGTGCGGTGATAGCCTCGACTCTATTAATGCGACAGCGTCCTCGATAGTTAAGTATGTAAGTCAGAGAGCCGGTATCGGTGTCAATGCGGGTCGTATCCGCGCATTAGGCAGCCCTATTCGCGGCGGTGAAGCATTCCATACCGGTTGTTTGCCTTTCTTCAAGTATTTCCAAACGGCGGTTAAGTCTTGTTCACAAGGTGGCGTGCGTGGTGGTGCAGCCACACTATTCTATCCTCTGTGGCACCTGGAAGTTGAATCTCTATTGGTTCTTAAAAATAACCGCGGCGTCGAAGATAACCGCGTTCGCCAGCTAGATTACGGCGTACAGTTAAACAAGGTGATGTATCAAAGACTGATCAAGGGCGGCATGATCACCCTATTTAGTCCATCTGACGTCCCAGGCCTCTATGATGCCTTCTTCGAAGATCAGGATGAATTTGAGCGCCTTTACCATCAATATGAGCAGGACGATTCTGTTCGTAAAACACAAGTTAAGGCCGCTGAGCTATTTTCACTGCTTATGCAGGAGCGTGCATCGACGGGTCGTATCTATATTCAAAACGTGGATCACTGTAATACCCACAGTCCCTTTGACAGCAAAGTTGCGCCAATCAGACAGTCTAACCTCTGTCTCGAGATCGCACTGCCAACAAAACCACTGAATAATATCGATGATCCAGAAGGCGAGATTGCGCTTTGTACCCTGTCGGCACTGAACTTAGGCGCCATAAAGGATCTATCTGAACTCGAACCCCTTGCAGATCTTGCTGTTCGTGCACTCGATAACCTACTCGATTATCAGGACTATCCAATCACTGCAGCTCAGAAGTCTTCGATGAACCGCAGAACATTGGGTATCGGTGTGATCAACTTTGCTAACTACTTAGCGAAGGAAGGTGTGCGTTATTCCGATGGTTCGGCGAACAACATCACTCACAAGACCTTCGAAGCGATTCAATATTACCTATTGAAAGCATCGATGAATCTGGCAAAAGAGCAAGGTGCTTGCCCCTCTTTCCATGAGACAAGCTATTCGAAAGGTATTTTGCCTATCGATACTTATAAGCGCCATCTGGATCAGATCTGTGATGAGCCGCTGCATATGGATTGGGAAACATTGCGCCAGGATATCGTCCAACACGGGTTACGTAACTCTACCCTGTCTGCATTAATGCCATCTGAAACCTCTTCTCAGATCTCAAATGCCACCAATGGCATCGAGCCACCTCGTGGGTTAATCAGTGTAAAATCCAGTAAGGATGGGCAACTTAAACAGGTGGTTCCAGACTTTGATAAGTATCAATACAGCTATGAATTGCTTTGGCAGATGCCGAACAACGAAGGTTACCTGCAGTTAGTAGGACTGATGCAAAAGTTTGTCGATCAGGCCATTTCGGCTAACACCAACTATGACCCTAGCCGCTTCGAGGGTCAGAAAGTACCGATGCAGGTGCTGCTAAAAGATCTGCTCAACGCCTATAAACTTGGTGTTAAGACACTCTACTATCATAACACTCGCGACGGAGCGACCGATTCTCACAGTGACATTGTCAGTGTTGAGAAAGAGGACGAGGGTTGCGAAGGCGGAGCTTGTAAGATCTAA
- the gyrA gene encoding DNA gyrase subunit A, producing the protein MTDLASSITPINIEDELKNSYLDYAMSVIVGRALPDVRDGLKPVHRRVLFAMSELKNDWNKPYKKSARVVGDVIGKYHPHGDTAVYDTIVRLAQPFSMRYTLVDGQGNFGSVDGDAAAAMRYTEIRMDKVAHQLLADLEKETVDFVPNYDGTEFIPSVLPTRIPTLLVNGSSGIAVGMATNIPPHNINEVVSGCLALIENPDLTINELMEYIPGPDFPTAAIINGRKGIIDAYHTGRGRAVMRAKADVETEDNGRERIIVHEIPYQVNKARLIEKIAELVKDKKIEGISGLRDESDKDGMRIVVEIKRGEVGEVVLNNLYAQTQMQCSFGINMVALTNGQPKLFNLKEMLECFILHRREVVTRRTVFELRKARDRAHILESLAIALANIDPIIALIKASPTPAEAKVKLIAEGWELGHVQGMLEKAGDDAARPEWLEPEYGIRDGRYYLTEQQAQAILDLRLHKLTGLEHEKILKEYEELLEIIAALLYILRSPERLMEVITEELQEVLENFGDERRTVINANEVDMSLEDLINEEDVVVTLSHLGYAKYQALTDYQAQRRGGKGKAATKVKDEDFVEKLLVANTHDTILCFSDFGKMYWLKVYQLPLASRTARGRPIVNILPLSEGERITAILPVREYADDKYIIMATAHGTVKKTALTAYSNPRANGIIAVNLKDGDQLIGVDITNGEDEIMLFSDAGKVVRFNEKVRDSETGQVKLDPETGEEVLALRPMGRTATGVRGIRLEDDQKVVSLIVPKDDGAILTVTENGYGKRTDLSEYPAKSRATKGVVSIKISERNGAVVGAVQVGENDEIMLISDKGTLVRTPATGVSSIGRNTQGVTIIRTAEEEKVVGLQRIDEIQDDEVELDEEGNPIVPATDEAVETTSEVDTPKADDAPEAEPAE; encoded by the coding sequence ATGACTGATCTGGCTTCATCTATAACACCAATTAATATTGAAGACGAATTAAAGAATTCATATCTTGATTATGCCATGAGCGTAATCGTAGGCCGGGCATTACCAGATGTCCGTGATGGCCTTAAGCCTGTTCATCGCCGCGTTCTTTTCGCGATGAGTGAGCTTAAAAATGATTGGAACAAACCCTATAAAAAGTCGGCACGTGTTGTCGGTGACGTAATCGGTAAATATCACCCTCATGGTGACACCGCCGTTTATGACACCATAGTACGTCTGGCTCAGCCTTTCTCGATGCGTTACACCTTGGTCGATGGTCAAGGTAACTTCGGTTCTGTCGATGGCGATGCCGCGGCAGCGATGCGTTATACCGAAATTCGTATGGATAAGGTAGCTCATCAGTTATTGGCCGATCTTGAGAAAGAGACGGTCGATTTTGTTCCTAACTATGATGGTACTGAGTTTATTCCTTCAGTCTTGCCGACACGTATTCCGACGCTTCTGGTTAACGGTTCATCGGGTATTGCGGTAGGTATGGCAACTAACATTCCGCCACACAACATCAATGAAGTGGTTAGTGGCTGTCTTGCCTTAATCGAAAACCCCGATCTGACCATTAACGAATTGATGGAATACATTCCGGGCCCGGATTTTCCGACAGCCGCAATCATCAATGGCCGTAAAGGTATCATCGATGCCTATCACACGGGTCGTGGCCGAGCTGTCATGCGTGCGAAAGCCGATGTCGAAACTGAAGACAATGGTCGCGAGCGTATTATTGTCCACGAGATCCCTTATCAGGTTAACAAGGCGCGCTTGATCGAGAAGATAGCCGAGCTGGTTAAAGATAAGAAGATCGAAGGCATCAGTGGGCTGCGTGACGAGTCAGATAAAGACGGTATGCGTATCGTTGTCGAGATCAAACGTGGTGAAGTGGGTGAAGTCGTTCTAAACAACCTTTATGCACAAACCCAAATGCAGTGCTCGTTCGGTATTAACATGGTTGCTCTGACCAATGGTCAGCCAAAACTATTTAATCTCAAAGAGATGCTTGAATGCTTCATCTTACACCGTCGTGAAGTTGTTACACGTCGAACCGTATTTGAATTGCGTAAAGCCCGCGATAGAGCTCACATCCTTGAGTCTCTTGCGATTGCATTAGCTAACATCGATCCAATCATCGCATTGATCAAGGCTTCTCCAACACCAGCCGAAGCAAAAGTGAAGCTTATTGCTGAAGGTTGGGAGTTAGGTCATGTGCAAGGCATGCTTGAAAAAGCAGGTGATGATGCAGCTCGCCCTGAGTGGTTAGAGCCTGAGTACGGTATCCGTGACGGTCGTTACTACTTAACAGAGCAACAAGCACAAGCGATCCTTGATCTGCGTCTACATAAGTTGACCGGTCTTGAACATGAGAAGATCTTAAAAGAGTACGAAGAGTTACTGGAGATCATTGCAGCGCTTCTTTATATTCTTCGCAGCCCGGAACGTCTGATGGAAGTTATCACTGAAGAGCTTCAAGAAGTTCTCGAAAACTTCGGTGATGAGCGTCGCACTGTGATTAATGCAAACGAAGTTGATATGAGTCTTGAAGATCTGATCAACGAAGAAGATGTCGTAGTGACGCTATCTCATCTTGGTTATGCTAAGTACCAGGCGCTTACGGACTATCAAGCTCAACGCCGTGGCGGTAAGGGTAAAGCTGCGACAAAAGTGAAAGATGAAGACTTCGTAGAGAAGTTACTCGTTGCCAACACCCATGATACGATCCTTTGTTTCTCTGATTTCGGTAAGATGTATTGGCTGAAAGTATACCAGTTGCCACTTGCGAGCCGTACGGCCCGAGGTCGTCCAATTGTGAACATACTGCCACTGTCTGAAGGCGAACGTATTACCGCTATCTTACCGGTACGTGAATATGCCGATGATAAATACATCATCATGGCCACTGCTCACGGTACTGTTAAGAAGACTGCACTGACTGCTTACAGCAACCCACGTGCGAACGGTATCATTGCGGTTAACCTTAAAGATGGCGATCAGCTTATTGGTGTAGATATCACCAATGGCGAAGATGAGATCATGCTCTTCTCAGACGCGGGTAAAGTGGTTCGTTTCAATGAGAAGGTACGTGATTCAGAAACCGGTCAAGTTAAGCTCGACCCTGAAACAGGTGAAGAGGTCTTAGCCTTACGCCCAATGGGTCGTACAGCGACTGGTGTTCGCGGTATTCGTCTTGAAGATGATCAAAAAGTGGTATCGCTAATCGTGCCTAAAGACGATGGTGCAATCTTGACTGTGACTGAAAATGGTTATGGTAAGCGTACCGACCTTTCTGAGTACCCAGCTAAGAGCCGTGCTACTAAAGGTGTGGTTTCAATTAAGATCAGTGAACGTAACGGAGCCGTTGTCGGTGCCGTTCAAGTAGGTGAAAACGATGAAATCATGCTGATCAGTGACAAGGGCACCTTAGTACGTACTCCTGCGACGGGTGTATCGAGCATTGGTCGTAACACGCAAGGTGTAACGATTATTCGTACTGCAGAAGAAGAGAAGGTTGTTGGTCTGCAGAGAATCGATGAAATCCAGGATGATGAGGTCGAACTCGACGAAGAGGGCAACCCGATTGTTCCTGCAACCGATGAGGCAGTAGAAACAACATCTGAAGTAGATACACCTAAAGCTGACGATGCACCAGAAGCTGAGCCAGCAGAGTAG
- a CDS encoding methyl-accepting chemotaxis protein, producing MNTEKKNYGSIKHLLIATFSALVIIFCIGLTLIGYNIENVRTQIDSLEREYISSNLAAQLLQSSSGLRREQIGYSLRRVLGTKMSSDSVKYIEREAVTLNQTFTKLKKLANVRTQEQLAQLEQPIAEFKLLHEQFLTMDSNAKPRETAKMLTSTASWKIYDRIETEIRALTQQQAEIVNGAKQSSSHAINNLKSSLIAIAVIFIMTIVFAGIILVRRILAPLQATTEVLTEISAGNLAVDIERARFNSAEYSALADVLTSTRMKLQQMITQIGTSSVQLGSAVEDLGCVASDSATGMEQQRNEVTQVATAMNELQSSIVEISRNTSQTAEFANNAVQATTQGQSVVSSTLLAIDESAMEIDKVNTVIEQLQKDTDAIAVILDVIANITEQTNLLALNAAIEAARAGEQGRGFAVVADEVRVLAQRTQTSAREIKDTIEVLQERAKQAVESMKSSQSKMQTSVVAADQAHLAMEEISNAIGSINDIAIQVASATEQQTAVTEELSCNITNISDASQRVSDGSHLVSQSSRELRQLSVNLDGMIQQFKV from the coding sequence TTGAATACTGAAAAGAAAAATTACGGTTCCATCAAACATCTACTGATCGCTACTTTCTCTGCACTGGTCATCATATTCTGCATTGGTTTGACCCTGATCGGCTACAACATAGAAAATGTTCGCACACAGATAGATTCACTGGAGCGGGAATATATCTCCAGCAATCTAGCGGCTCAGTTACTCCAATCAAGCTCGGGGCTAAGAAGAGAGCAGATCGGATACAGTCTAAGACGCGTATTAGGCACTAAGATGAGTTCAGACTCGGTTAAATATATCGAGCGTGAAGCCGTCACACTCAATCAGACCTTCACCAAGTTAAAGAAACTGGCCAATGTCCGGACACAGGAACAACTTGCACAATTAGAACAACCCATTGCGGAATTTAAGCTACTTCATGAGCAATTCTTAACCATGGATAGTAACGCGAAACCAAGAGAGACGGCGAAGATGTTAACCTCAACCGCCTCCTGGAAGATCTATGACAGGATAGAAACCGAGATACGGGCACTCACTCAACAACAGGCTGAGATAGTCAATGGCGCCAAACAGTCAAGTAGCCATGCCATAAATAATTTAAAGAGCAGTCTTATCGCTATCGCTGTAATTTTCATCATGACGATTGTCTTTGCGGGCATCATTCTCGTACGCCGCATCCTTGCTCCACTGCAAGCAACCACAGAAGTGCTAACTGAGATCTCAGCTGGAAACTTGGCCGTTGACATTGAACGGGCAAGATTTAACAGCGCCGAATACAGCGCGTTAGCCGATGTGCTTACCTCCACCCGAATGAAGCTTCAACAGATGATCACCCAAATTGGCACCTCATCTGTGCAATTGGGAAGTGCCGTGGAAGATCTTGGCTGCGTTGCAAGTGATTCCGCCACAGGTATGGAGCAGCAACGCAATGAAGTCACTCAGGTTGCCACAGCAATGAACGAGTTACAGTCATCGATCGTCGAGATCTCACGTAACACAAGCCAAACGGCAGAATTTGCTAACAATGCGGTTCAAGCAACCACACAGGGACAGAGCGTAGTCTCCTCTACACTTCTGGCCATCGATGAGTCAGCAATGGAGATCGACAAGGTCAACACCGTCATCGAGCAATTACAGAAAGACACTGATGCGATAGCCGTTATTTTGGATGTGATAGCCAATATTACCGAACAGACAAACCTACTCGCCCTCAATGCCGCCATTGAAGCTGCACGGGCCGGAGAGCAGGGACGCGGCTTTGCAGTAGTGGCGGATGAAGTCCGCGTACTGGCACAGCGTACACAAACATCGGCACGGGAAATTAAAGACACCATAGAAGTATTACAGGAGCGAGCAAAGCAGGCAGTTGAATCGATGAAATCGAGTCAAAGTAAGATGCAAACCAGCGTGGTAGCGGCAGATCAGGCTCACCTTGCCATGGAAGAGATCAGCAATGCTATCGGCAGTATCAATGATATTGCCATTCAGGTGGCCAGCGCCACAGAACAACAAACCGCCGTTACCGAAGAGTTAAGTTGCAATATCACCAATATCAGCGACGCAAGTCAGCGCGTATCAGATGGATCGCATCTTGTCTCCCAATCGAGCCGGGAGCTAAGGCAACTTTCTGTCAATCTCGACGGAATGATCCAGCAGTTCAAGGTGTAA
- the nrdB gene encoding class Ia ribonucleoside-diphosphate reductase subunit beta: MTYTTFNQVKNDQLLEPMFLGNSVNVSRYDQQKHVSFEKLIEKQLSFFWRPEEIDISKDRADWQRLTESEKHIFISNLKYQTLLDSMAARSVNAVLLPLVSLPEVETWVETWAFSETIHSRSYTHILRNLFTEPGEVFDDIVVNPAILKRATSIAKYFDDVILTTQLLQSQGEGSYEVNGETIEVSARKLKERLYLAVCSVNALEAIRFYVSFACSFAFAERELLEGNAKIIKLIARDEALHLSGTQHILKLWANGNDDPEMVEVCQELREAGRQVFLDVVEQEKEWADYLFKDGSMIGLNAEILKQYIEYISNNRMEAIGYEAPFAIKNNPLPWINTYLVSDNVQVAPQESEITSYLVGQVDATVSDDDFDDFEL; this comes from the coding sequence ATGACCTATACGACGTTTAACCAAGTAAAAAACGATCAACTACTCGAACCTATGTTTTTGGGTAACTCTGTTAATGTCTCTCGTTATGACCAACAAAAGCATGTCTCTTTTGAAAAGCTGATTGAAAAGCAGCTCTCTTTCTTCTGGCGCCCTGAAGAGATCGATATCTCAAAAGATCGCGCAGACTGGCAACGTTTAACTGAGTCTGAAAAACATATTTTCATCTCAAATCTAAAGTACCAGACTCTACTGGACAGCATGGCTGCTCGCTCCGTCAATGCAGTGTTATTGCCACTTGTCTCTCTACCTGAAGTTGAGACCTGGGTAGAGACTTGGGCATTTAGTGAAACAATTCATTCCCGCTCATATACCCACATCTTACGAAACCTGTTCACTGAGCCAGGTGAGGTGTTTGACGATATCGTCGTCAATCCTGCGATTTTAAAGCGTGCGACCAGCATTGCTAAATATTTTGATGACGTGATCTTAACGACACAGCTCCTTCAATCACAAGGTGAAGGCAGCTACGAAGTTAACGGTGAGACCATAGAGGTTTCAGCTCGCAAGCTCAAAGAGCGACTCTATCTTGCTGTATGCTCAGTTAACGCATTAGAAGCGATTCGCTTTTATGTCAGCTTTGCCTGCTCATTTGCCTTTGCAGAGCGTGAACTGCTCGAGGGCAACGCCAAGATCATTAAATTAATTGCCCGAGATGAGGCTCTGCACCTTTCCGGTACACAGCATATTCTTAAACTTTGGGCCAACGGCAATGACGATCCTGAGATGGTCGAAGTTTGTCAGGAACTACGTGAAGCGGGTCGCCAAGTCTTCCTTGATGTTGTTGAGCAAGAGAAGGAGTGGGCTGACTACCTATTCAAAGATGGCTCTATGATCGGTCTAAATGCTGAGATCTTGAAGCAGTATATCGAGTACATCAGTAATAACCGTATGGAAGCAATCGGCTACGAAGCACCATTTGCTATTAAGAATAATCCACTGCCTTGGATCAACACCTATCTTGTTAGTGACAATGTTCAGGTCGCTCCACAGGAGAGTGAGATCACCTCATACTTAGTCGGACAAGTTGATGCAACCGTCTCAGATGATGACTTCGATGACTTTGAACTATAA
- a CDS encoding HAD-IA family hydrolase: MTVVTQTLIATDIKGVLFDLDGTLVDTAPDLIAALNMSLESFDHPQVSLQTMRHVASNGSLALAQAALPGATDTQHRAVQQGLLDSYARVNGNHCQLFDGVGGLLDYLDTNGIPYGIVTNKAAKYTRPLIQALSLTQRMKTVISGDSTQFSKPHTAPMLLAAQQLNCQVHEILYLGDAERDLVAAADSAMLGGIAQWGYIDDVTHTHSWPGQFSFESPTAIIDFFIESISNRPI; the protein is encoded by the coding sequence ATGACTGTGGTGACTCAAACCCTGATTGCAACCGATATAAAAGGGGTACTTTTTGATCTCGATGGGACACTCGTCGATACCGCCCCCGATCTTATTGCCGCACTTAACATGAGTCTTGAATCGTTCGACCACCCGCAAGTGTCGCTGCAAACCATGCGTCACGTGGCATCTAATGGCAGTTTGGCATTAGCTCAAGCTGCCCTGCCCGGTGCAACCGACACTCAACACCGAGCCGTTCAACAGGGCTTACTGGATAGCTACGCACGAGTTAACGGAAACCATTGCCAACTGTTCGATGGCGTTGGAGGCCTTCTCGATTATCTCGACACGAATGGGATCCCTTATGGCATCGTTACCAATAAGGCGGCGAAATACACGCGTCCATTAATCCAAGCCCTATCACTCACGCAAAGAATGAAAACGGTAATAAGCGGTGACAGTACGCAGTTTTCAAAGCCCCATACCGCGCCTATGTTACTCGCCGCGCAGCAACTTAATTGTCAGGTCCATGAGATCTTATACTTAGGTGATGCGGAGCGTGACTTAGTCGCAGCTGCAGATAGTGCAATGTTGGGCGGCATCGCGCAATGGGGTTATATTGACGACGTGACTCACACTCACTCCTGGCCGGGACAATTTTCTTTTGAATCCCCCACCGCAATCATCGACTTTTTTATTGAGTCAATTTCAAACAGACCAATTTAA
- the ubiG gene encoding bifunctional 2-polyprenyl-6-hydroxyphenol methylase/3-demethylubiquinol 3-O-methyltransferase UbiG, which translates to MKQEINVDPQEIAKFEKMAETWWDPEGEFKPLHKLNPLRLNYIDQTSGGVFGKRILDVGCGGGILSESMARIGAIVDGLDMGTEPLDVARLHALEMDVEVNYIQDTAESHRETHRETYDIVTCMEMLEHVPSPRSVVQACADMVKPGGYVFFSTINRNIRAYVETILGAEYLLKMLPVGTHDHNKFIKPSELISLAEHAELFCEDATGISYNPITETFTYTKNVDVNYMIATRKSID; encoded by the coding sequence GTGAAGCAAGAGATCAATGTCGACCCACAAGAGATCGCCAAATTTGAGAAAATGGCCGAAACCTGGTGGGATCCTGAAGGCGAATTTAAGCCATTACATAAATTAAATCCGCTTCGCCTTAACTATATCGACCAAACCAGCGGTGGCGTTTTTGGTAAACGTATACTCGATGTTGGCTGTGGTGGCGGTATTCTATCCGAGAGCATGGCGCGAATTGGTGCTATCGTCGATGGTCTGGATATGGGTACTGAACCTTTAGACGTTGCACGTCTGCATGCATTAGAGATGGATGTTGAAGTTAACTATATTCAAGACACCGCCGAATCTCATCGTGAAACACATAGAGAAACCTACGATATCGTGACCTGTATGGAGATGCTAGAGCACGTCCCCAGCCCTCGCTCTGTAGTGCAAGCTTGTGCCGACATGGTAAAACCTGGCGGTTATGTTTTTTTCTCCACGATTAATCGTAATATCAGGGCATACGTCGAAACGATTTTAGGTGCCGAGTACCTGTTGAAGATGCTGCCTGTCGGTACACACGACCATAATAAGTTTATTAAGCCATCTGAATTAATCTCCTTGGCCGAACATGCCGAACTGTTTTGTGAAGATGCTACCGGTATCAGTTATAACCCGATCACCGAAACATTTACCTACACCAAAAATGTCGATGTTAACTATATGATAGCGACCAGAAAGAGTATTGATTAA